The Canis lupus familiaris isolate Mischka breed German Shepherd chromosome 1, alternate assembly UU_Cfam_GSD_1.0, whole genome shotgun sequence DNA window ataaagtacctatAATCATCTTAATTTAGATTGAAATTTGATTTGAACAAAAGGACCCTGCAAGCTTCTTAGTTGACTGTCCACTCATGCTACTCAATGAGCCCCTCTACATCATGACCTTAGTAGCACCCAAGCCTCTGAGACCATTTCCCTGTCCACATGGCCTGGGGGCACTGAGGGTGTCAGCAGCACTTGGTTTGCCTTCCAGCCCTCACCTGTTACCAGCTGTGTGAAATCAGGGACATGACATTCCACAGTGCCTTATGTGTTTCCAGTTATTTCATTGCAAAAGGACAGTGACACCAGTGCTGCAGGGTGGTGAGGATTTCATGAGTTAATGTGaacattgaataaatattaatagaattctcctcccctttccccctgTACTTATAAAATATCATGTATCGTTATCACCTGAATTTTGGATGTTCACAGTATTTTGTGTAAAATAATAAGGGTATTTGgtgatattgtgtgtgtgtgttgggagggtgGTTAATTCCCATCTTTCCTTTACCTTCCCTTGATTCCACCTCCCTTGGCCTGACTTGGCACCTCTTCCCTAGGCACAGGGATGCTCAGTCGTGGCCcaagaaggagaaatagactccaGTTAACTACTAAATAGATTGGCTGTCCTATTGGAAACTGGAGATTGCCCATAATTACTGGACTTAGATAGAaggatagaatttttaaatgaaattcaaattttcttatgTCGGGACAGCAAAAGCAAAATCCATCACTCCAGTTCTTTTTAAGCTATCAAAGAGGGTAGAGCCATCTTTCTTGAGAttgtcttaattaaaaaaaaatttttttttttgaactaatACTCTCACACATCTGGTTCCTTTGCTAGGTGCTTCCTGGTTGACAGTCTGAGCTCTCAAGCACCATGCCGGAACAAAGCAATGATTACCGGGTGGCCGTGTTCGGAGCTGGTGGCGTTGGCAAGAGCTCGCTGGTCTTGAGGTTTGTGAAGGGCACGTTCCGGGAGAGCTACATCCCCACGGTGGAGGATACCTACCGGCAGGTCATCAGCTGTGACAAGAGCATCTGCACGCTGCAGATCACGGACACCACGGGCAGCCACCAGTTCCCCGCCATGCAGCGGCTGTCCATCTCCAAGGGGCACGCCTTCATCCTGGTCTACTCCATCACCAGCCGGCAGTCCTTGGAGGAGCTCAAGCCCATCTACGAACAGATCTGCGAGATCAAAGGGGACGTGGAGAGCATCCCCATCATGCTGGTGGGAAACAAGTGTGATGAGAGCCCCAACCGCGAGGTGGAGAGTGGCGAAGCCGAGGCCCTGGCCCGCAAGTGGAAGTGCGCCTTCATGGAGACCTCCGCCAAGCTCAACCACAACGTGAAGGAGCTCTTCCAGGAGCTGCTCAACCTGGAGAAACGCAGGACCGTGAGCCTCCAGATCGACGGGAAAAAGAGCAAgcagcagaagaggaaagaaaagctcAAGGGCAAATGCGTGGTCATGTGAACACCCTTCCATGGGAGAAGCCGCAGCGTGTCCCCCAttctgtccccttccccccccacGTGACACCACCGTCGTCAGGGTAGCATGTATGATGCCCACGTGTTCAATATCGCCTTTTGACAGAGATATGCCCTGTCGTCCCTGAGAGGGCATTTCACACCGCCTCCGATCAGCGCCCCTCTCTGGAATCAGGGACTCTGCCCAGCGGCTCAGATGGAAACCCGTGTGCCCGGCAGCACAGGGGACTGCCACGGGCGCCAGCCGTGGCCCCCGGTGGCCGTGCCTGGAGAAGGCGTGGGGCTGGTATGGGCGGGAGTGGGTCCCCTCTGCATGCATGTGACAGCCTGTGACCCAGAGCTACAGCCCACCCAGCCCGGGCCTTTCCCTCCGGTGGCGGAGCTGGTCATCCTTGGAGGTGGGACGGGGGTGGGAGGCGAGGAGACCAGGCCAACGCAGTTCCTTCCATTTCAGGTTCTCTagcaaaatcacaaataaaatgaCACAGGATCCCCCTCCGCCCCCGAGGGTGCTCACTGTCGGGTCCCTGGCTCGGGGGAGCCTTGCCCCTCCAAGGGGATGCACTCACCTCACTAGGCCTAGTTAGCAGGCATCCCCATCCCCGTTTGGAGTATTTATTTCCCATACAATGATGAGTTCTCGAAGGGCGTCCTGCTGGGTCAGAGACCCTTCCATGTGGGAGTGAGGATATTTTGACGTGACTAGAGCAGCTCCCTAAGGCTCTGCGTGTTACACTTGAGGATTTTAGAAAtgtgctttattttccttcctttgaccCATGAGTGGTATGCTTCTTCCAGCCCctcagattttaaataaatgcaattaaagtAGCTAATTTTAGACAATTATTTTCCCTCCAAAATAGTTTCCTTCTTTTCAGTAACTCTGTCTGTATCCAGCTGGGGAACAGCCAACAAAGGCCACCCAAAGACCAGAAGCACATCCGTTTTCTAAATCACATGGGTATCTAAACGCCATACTTTGCACCTCAACAAAATACTTTGAAACAGAAGTTGTTCACTGTGTTTTTGATGATCTGTCTATCACAGAAGTATACTCCTGGAAAATGTGCTCGAGTAATAGATTATCTTGCATGCTCCCTCAGAAGTGTCTTCTAAGAGCCGTTTGATGCCATGTTCACTCTGGAAACAGTTATCTTTTCCTCTTAGTGACTTTGTGTGCATCCTTGATCCTCTGGACCAAATTAGGGCCCCTGCTGGTTCCTGCATGCTGGTGACGAGATGGACGGTGGCCAGTGGCTGGAGACAGGAAAGCTGCTCCGTTGTGGGCCGGACACAGTCCACTCAGCTGCTCTGTCCAGTCTGGTTTGGCTCTGCTTCCAGAAAGTTCCCACTGACAGAGCCTGTGAGTCCTCCTATTTGTTCTAGTCCGTGTAGCTCACACTTGGCCTGGACTCTAGAATCTTCCTTCCAGCAGTGCTCCCTGCCTGGCAGACAGAGGAAGCCCTGGGCTGGTACGGGGAGCCCCCAGCTGTGGGGCCTCTGCACCAGCCTCAGCAGAGAGGTCCCCAACTTGGGGACGTTTGTGTGCACCTTCTTTGGTTCTGCTCTGCTCTCCTGCCGCAGCCAGgagctccctccctgctctcgGCATATCCTCATCAGCCCTTTGTGATTAAATGTCCTTGCTTTTGCTCATCTTCCATACTCTGCTGGCAGGTCCCCCTGTGGTATATGTCCGTGTGTGGAGGCACCTTTGAGAATCAGCGGCCCCACTGTCTTCCCGTATATTGGCCAACTAGAGCCACCCTAAGAAGGGGGGCATGGATGTCGCCTGGGAGCCAGTGGGGTCAGGGACCCCAGAACGCCCCAGCCAGACCTGAGGCCCTGTCCAGTCCCAATGCATGTACCCTCCCTGTGGTGGCCGCCCCACAGCCTTTACAGTGACACCTAGTTGGTGAACTTCCTAGAACATTTATTTTCCAACctatccctatttttttttctgtttctattctcAGAAAGATGTTATCAGTTTGTCATTTGGATGTGGGTTCAGTGGAAGAAGAAACAGGACTTGGTGGCTACAGTGGGAGGCTGGAGGTTGGCCATGGGCTGCGTGTCCCTAAGGCTCCCAAGCGTGAGGTCTCTCTGCCGGGCGTCCTTTTCCCACAGATACAAGTCACAGTTCCCGTTCTGCCTCTCACATCGAATGTCTAGAGCTTCACCAACAGGAGAAGCTTCAGATGGTTGAAAATTGAAGTGCACTTGGGACACATTCTGTTCCTTTGTGCTTTGCCTGTGGGTCTGTAGGAAGGTCATTGATGCCTCAGCCGCAGGTCTTTGCTCTGCTGTGATTTTCTATGAACTGCGCTGAGGGTTTGACGATTATCTCAAAATAGTCTTTGAGGAGATCCCCGTTGTCTCAGGGCTCCAGGAGGAGTTAGCTCCACAGGATCAGATGTGCTTAGCATGTATGTGGCCCCGTCCTCAATATGTAGCTGTGGTTCCAGAGGATCCGTCCCACGTTGCACATGGGCACAGAGGTTTTGGACCGAGCCACACCGTACGTCACAAAACTCCAAATATTGCTTTGAAGATGGCATTCCAGGGATAAGCATGGGGTTCCACGAGccccttctgtcccttcccatcTCTCCTCCATCTGGTAACAAGCCATGGGCGTGCCCTGGGCATGCATGCAATACAGCAGGACCAAACAAGAGCAATATTGAATTGTTCATTAGatctcaaattatatatatatatatacacatattatatatatatatataatttatcttcCTGCATTTTTGAAGTATAAAGCCGTACACTGTACATACCTGTAAGCTAGCATCCTTGTTTCACCATttctaatatttaagaaatgcGCATTCTTTGTAGAACAAACGACtattaaaggttttaaaaactgCTCTGTGATACGtcatttccttttcaagattTGTAACGTGTCGCCCATACATCAGCTCTCTGGAAACATCCATCACTAACGGGACACACGTAAACCCTGGAAGCATCCTGGAACTCGGTCCGCCACAGAGACCGAATGTGGACAGAGTATTGACAGAGCATGACTTTTATacgtgtgtatatttatatttatggtgTATATTGTTACAACTCCATGatctattttatttactcttcagTTACAAAAGCCACCCTTGCATACCAGTTTCTAGTTGCCGGTGATGTTCTGAACATAATGAAACCTATTGTAATAAAGCTTCAGTTTTGACCCCCTGGCCAGTAGGTGGTGGTGTTTTTACCGATCCTTTGGGGGGTGCAGCGGGCCAGGGAGGGTCTGCACCTCCTTGtctcccacctccttcctccttccgAGCGCACAAGGCTGATGGGCTCTTCGCGGGGCTGGGATGGGGACAGCGTTTCCGGAGGTTTTCGCTGGCGATCCCTGATGTGCTCTCAGGCAAAGCAAAAGAAGCATTAAGTTTACttgctgcctgcagcccacggGCAAGTCCTCGGCGGGCATTTCTCTGGAGCTGGGCGGCCTCGATGTTGGTACTTTGctaggggcaggggagggcagcagTCTTGGCAGGACCCCTGGAATCCTGTGCATCTGCCTTAGCAGGTACACATTCCTtcagagggaggcctggggagctcagggggtgaagcatctgcctttggctcaggtcatgatgtcaggatcctgggatcgagtcctgcggcGGCTGGCTagctgctcagcggggagcctgcttctccctctccctctgctgctccccttgcttgtgctgtcttgctcactctctctctctgtcaaataaataaatacaatcttaaaaaaaaaaaaaaaaaagttccgtTGGAGACATCCTTTGTCTCTTCCCGCCCAGGA harbors:
- the DIRAS2 gene encoding GTP-binding protein Di-Ras2; its protein translation is MPEQSNDYRVAVFGAGGVGKSSLVLRFVKGTFRESYIPTVEDTYRQVISCDKSICTLQITDTTGSHQFPAMQRLSISKGHAFILVYSITSRQSLEELKPIYEQICEIKGDVESIPIMLVGNKCDESPNREVESGEAEALARKWKCAFMETSAKLNHNVKELFQELLNLEKRRTVSLQIDGKKSKQQKRKEKLKGKCVVM